The Antarcticibacterium sp. 1MA-6-2 genome has a window encoding:
- a CDS encoding DUF2975 domain-containing protein: protein MKTGTSIQPPILLKTILDIFFWLTLLGLIFKTIFTFFYWFTDIDIPVMVTINDLEVNEFSLSLGIGILFKMIISAVFIYIIYLLRKVVRSFFKRKVFTPLQIAGLKLIGQLIIITALAEVGLNFFLRLVLEQRASVGLRFETSFDSLWFSLALGLFFILLSKSFSYARSVQEENELTV, encoded by the coding sequence ATGAAAACAGGCACCTCCATTCAACCTCCCATTCTGCTTAAAACAATTTTGGACATATTTTTCTGGCTCACATTATTGGGTTTGATTTTCAAGACTATTTTCACATTTTTCTATTGGTTTACTGATATTGATATTCCGGTTATGGTCACCATTAATGATTTAGAGGTAAACGAATTTAGTTTATCGTTGGGTATAGGAATTCTGTTCAAAATGATTATTTCAGCTGTTTTTATCTATATAATTTATTTACTTCGGAAGGTAGTGCGCAGTTTTTTTAAGCGAAAGGTATTTACTCCTCTTCAAATTGCAGGTCTAAAATTAATTGGCCAACTTATTATAATCACCGCACTTGCTGAAGTAGGTTTGAATTTCTTTCTTAGACTGGTCCTGGAACAAAGAGCCAGTGTAGGACTCCGGTTTGAAACATCATTTGATTCTTTATGGTTTAGCCTTGCCCTGGGTTTATTTTTCATCCTTCTCTCTAAATCCTTCAGTTATGCCCGAAGCGTACAGGAAGAAAATGAACTTACCGTATAA
- a CDS encoding helix-turn-helix transcriptional regulator: MAIKINLDLILEKRGMRSIELADAIGITTANLSILKTGKAKAVRFSTLEAICKVLECQPGNILEYSEE, translated from the coding sequence ATGGCAATAAAAATCAATCTCGACCTGATACTGGAAAAACGTGGCATGAGAAGCATCGAACTTGCAGATGCTATAGGTATTACAACAGCCAACCTGTCGATTCTAAAAACGGGAAAAGCAAAGGCAGTAAGATTTTCAACTCTGGAAGCCATTTGCAAGGTGTTGGAGTGTCAACCGGGGAATATTTTAGAATATTCAGAAGAATAA
- a CDS encoding F0F1 ATP synthase subunit epsilon gives MYLEIVTPEAVVFGAEVEAVKVPGVEGEFQMLNHHAPIVSLLTKGEVQINLASESQQDLKKLSKDFRSETGAANVLYYPIKGGVLEMKDNKAIVLAD, from the coding sequence ATGTATTTAGAAATAGTTACTCCCGAAGCAGTAGTTTTTGGAGCTGAAGTTGAAGCAGTAAAGGTTCCCGGAGTTGAGGGTGAATTCCAGATGCTTAATCATCACGCGCCAATAGTTTCACTTTTAACTAAGGGGGAAGTACAAATAAATCTTGCATCAGAAAGCCAGCAGGATCTTAAGAAGCTTTCTAAAGATTTTAGAAGCGAAACAGGAGCTGCCAATGTTCTTTATTATCCAATTAAAGGCGGAGTTCTTGAAATGAAAGATAATAAAGCAATAGTGCTTGCCGATTAA
- a CDS encoding DUF4270 family protein, which translates to MAYTSHAPELVRDDNGNGLYYRIRITEHVRRILNEETENATLGLVVIQHLKDVANASVKVPAEDEVSLPPAIRVPSGSVIMPKGTVLHGNLSPDEEKRLKFNIYYTETN; encoded by the coding sequence TTGGCTTATACTTCTCACGCTCCGGAATTAGTAAGAGATGATAACGGAAATGGTCTTTATTACCGAATTAGAATAACTGAACATGTGCGAAGGATCTTAAACGAAGAGACAGAAAATGCCACTCTAGGTTTGGTAGTGATCCAGCATTTAAAAGATGTTGCGAATGCTTCAGTTAAAGTACCTGCGGAAGATGAAGTGTCATTGCCACCTGCTATTAGGGTGCCATCAGGATCTGTAATAATGCCAAAGGGAACAGTTTTACACGGGAATCTTTCTCCCGATGAAGAAAAAAGACTGAAGTTTAATATTTATTATACTGAGACAAATTAG
- a CDS encoding DUF4270 domain-containing protein, translating into MRYFPALVFLVLAFISCDDDFTSVGGGLIGGDLDEVPNYEAGVVAYTQELTAVQTNNLSANLLGVYKEPVYGVHTANVLTQISLSANNPSFGNEPRLDSVVLTVPYFSTQTDVDLDGNPVYELDSIYGNSPFKLTIARSNYFLNDYDPDANFESRQKYYSNLDPTLRNSLVGQPLYVNESFKPSNSSVSYRQPNDTGSMDTVTVSPRMRIHLSTEFFKENILEKEGSAQLLNGNNFRNFIRGLYFMAEPVNEDGSMMLLNFANGEAGITLYYTNVEEEDEVETEEERSFKINFGPNRVNTFVQELPEAIKEDIASSNEEEGAANLYLKGGEGSMAIIKLFEDEAELAELREKDWLINDANLTFYVNRTGFEQGQAEPSRVYLYNLDKNELLFDYRIDPTGWGAGPCFGLYFSRSGISKR; encoded by the coding sequence ATGCGCTATTTCCCGGCCCTTGTGTTTTTGGTTTTAGCATTTATATCCTGTGACGATGATTTTACCAGCGTTGGAGGAGGCCTAATTGGAGGAGATCTTGATGAGGTTCCCAATTACGAGGCAGGTGTTGTTGCATATACACAGGAATTAACTGCTGTTCAAACAAACAACTTATCTGCAAATCTATTAGGTGTGTATAAAGAACCTGTCTATGGAGTTCACACGGCAAACGTGTTGACCCAGATAAGCCTGTCCGCTAATAATCCAAGCTTTGGAAATGAACCAAGATTGGATAGTGTGGTCCTTACAGTTCCTTATTTTAGCACTCAAACTGATGTTGATTTAGATGGAAATCCCGTTTATGAACTTGATTCTATATATGGAAATTCACCTTTTAAGCTGACTATTGCCAGATCAAATTATTTTTTAAATGATTATGATCCCGATGCAAACTTTGAAAGCAGGCAGAAATATTATTCAAATTTGGATCCTACCTTAAGAAATTCCTTAGTGGGACAACCTTTATATGTGAATGAGTCTTTTAAGCCATCCAATAGCAGTGTTTCCTACCGTCAACCCAATGATACAGGATCAATGGACACTGTTACTGTGTCTCCAAGGATGCGAATCCATTTATCGACAGAATTTTTTAAAGAAAATATTTTAGAAAAAGAAGGTTCTGCGCAATTGCTCAATGGTAATAATTTTAGAAACTTTATTAGGGGCCTTTACTTTATGGCTGAACCTGTCAATGAGGATGGTTCCATGATGTTGCTGAATTTTGCTAATGGTGAGGCGGGAATCACTCTTTACTATACTAACGTTGAAGAGGAAGATGAAGTTGAAACCGAAGAAGAAAGAAGTTTTAAGATCAATTTTGGTCCAAACCGGGTAAATACCTTTGTACAGGAATTACCTGAAGCTATTAAAGAAGATATAGCAAGTTCTAATGAGGAAGAGGGAGCGGCAAACCTTTATCTTAAAGGTGGCGAGGGTAGTATGGCTATAATTAAGTTATTTGAGGATGAAGCTGAGTTGGCAGAGCTAAGGGAAAAAGACTGGCTTATAAATGATGCTAACCTTACTTTTTATGTCAACCGTACTGGTTTTGAACAAGGACAGGCAGAGCCATCCAGAGTTTATCTTTACAACCTTGACAAAAATGAATTGTTATTTGATTACCGCATAGATCCAACAGGTTGGGGTGCAGGACCCTGCTTTGGCTTATACTTCTCACGCTCCGGAATTAGTAAGAGATGA
- a CDS encoding glycogen/starch synthase produces MKDKRILYVSSEVIPYLPETDISSMSFEAARMVNGLGGQIRIFMPRYGNINERRHQLHEVIRLSGMNLVIDDLDMPLIIKVASIPKERMQVYFIDNEDYFKRKATLTDEEGKLFPDNDERAIFFAKGVIETVKKLNWAPDIIHVHGWLSSLLPLYLRNYYGKEPLFADAKIVTSVYNQSFDDTLDNNLSKKVLFDGLENSDVKHLKKPTYVNLMKTAIDNSDAVIVGGDNIPDELSKYLKKIEKPVLDYKSPEEFSIAYQEFYSSHVLSQ; encoded by the coding sequence ATGAAAGATAAGAGGATATTGTACGTATCATCTGAAGTTATACCTTACCTGCCCGAAACCGATATATCATCTATGTCTTTTGAAGCCGCCAGAATGGTCAACGGTTTGGGTGGTCAAATTAGAATCTTTATGCCTCGCTATGGGAATATTAATGAAAGAAGGCATCAATTACACGAGGTTATAAGGCTTTCTGGTATGAACCTGGTTATCGATGATCTTGACATGCCACTTATTATTAAAGTTGCTTCTATCCCCAAGGAAAGGATGCAGGTATACTTTATAGATAATGAAGATTATTTTAAAAGAAAGGCCACTCTTACAGATGAAGAAGGAAAACTTTTTCCTGATAATGATGAGCGTGCCATTTTCTTTGCAAAAGGGGTGATAGAGACAGTAAAAAAACTTAATTGGGCACCTGATATAATTCACGTTCATGGCTGGCTGTCATCGCTGCTGCCACTGTATTTAAGGAATTATTATGGGAAGGAACCATTGTTTGCTGATGCTAAAATTGTTACTTCTGTATACAATCAAAGCTTTGATGATACGTTAGATAACAACCTAAGTAAGAAAGTATTGTTTGATGGCCTTGAAAATTCAGATGTGAAGCATCTTAAAAAACCCACTTATGTTAACCTCATGAAAACTGCTATAGATAATTCTGACGCAGTTATCGTTGGCGGGGATAATATACCAGATGAATTAAGTAAATATCTTAAGAAGATAGAAAAACCCGTTTTAGATTATAAAAGTCCTGAAGAATTCTCTATTGCTTATCAGGAATTTTACAGCTCCCACGTTTTATCACAATAA